From Primulina huaijiensis isolate GDHJ02 chromosome 15, ASM1229523v2, whole genome shotgun sequence, one genomic window encodes:
- the LOC140958743 gene encoding protein transport protein SEC24 A-like, with the protein MGTENPNRPNYPLRPASTPFSAPQSTTPFLSSGPVLGSEASAFRPAPPSSSQFPTLPFSAGPLVGSESLGFGPPPSARPNELVRPHPSLQSSYGPPTTGFQRFPAPPLPSTDHTQHPRASLSGPPVVPPPTRLQGGSVSSEASFFSQPQPPSISMGSPPQNIKTGQFYSNIPPSTDQPFSPSRQNVLPISPMMGPSQATARGTSQSAFPGYASAQPYSSAQVPPVRPPFPSQAGGYAPPPPPAPFVAQPRGYMPGPPVTTSSVPYSRDQVQLHGMAPPIASQGLVEDFSSLSLGSVPGSFDSGLDVKALPRPLDGDVASKSLAEMYPLNCDSRVLRLTTGGIPNSQSLASRWHLGLGAVVCPLAESPIGDEVPIVNFGTTGIIRCRRCRTYVNPYVTFTDHGRKWRCNICSLLNDVPGEYFAHVDANGRRVDLDQRPELTKGSVEFIAPVEYMVRPPMPPLYFFLIDVSISAVQSGMLEVVAQTIKSCLDNLPGSTRTQIGFLTYDSTIHFYNMKSSLVQPQMMVVSDLDDIFVPLPDDLLVNLSESRIAVEAFLESLPSMFQENMNVESAFGPALKAAFMVMSQLGGKLIIFQNTLPSLGVGRLRLRGDDIRLYGTDKEHTLRVPEDPFYKQMAADFTKYQIAANVYAFSGKYTDIASLGTLAKYTGGQVYYYPSFLSVIHEDKLRHELTRDLTRETAWESVMRIRCGKGVRFTSFHGNFMLRSTDLLALPAVDCDKAYAAQLSLEETLLTTQTVYFQVALLYTSSSGERRIRVHTAAAPVVADLGEMYRLTDTGAVVSLLSRLAIEKTLSNKLEDARNFIQLKIVKAFREYRNLYAVQHRLVGRMIYPESLKFLPLYGLALTRSTPLRGGYADAQLDERCEAGYTMMALPVKKLLKLLYPSLLRIDDCLVNSSARADDFDISKRLPLTSESLDTRGVYIFDDGFRLVIWFGRSASPDIARGLLGEDLGADFSKISLSQRDNEMSRKLMKIFQKSRESDPSYYQLCHLVRQGEQPREGYFLLSNLVEDQTGGASGYADWFMQLHRQVQQNA; encoded by the exons ATGGGGACCGAAAATCCCAATCGTCCAAATTACCCATTAAGGCCAGCTAGCACTCCTTTTTCTGCCCCACAGAGTACAACACCTTTTTTATCGTCTGGTCCTGTGCTTGGTTCTGAAGCATCTGCCTTCAGACCTGCACCTCCTTCTTCCTCTCAATTTCCAACCCTTCCTTTTTCCGCTGGACCTTTGGTTGGATCTGAATCTCTTGGCTTTGGACCTCCACCATCTGCCAGGCCTAATGAATTGGTTAGGCCACATCCATCATTACAATCATCATATGGACCACCAACTACAGGATTCCAACGTTTTCCAGCCCCGCCATTACCCTCAACAGATCATACGCAACACCCACGAGCCTCGCTTTCAGGTCCTCCAGTTGTACCTCCACCAACCAGACTACAAGGAGGTTCAGTTTCATCCGAAGCTTCTTTTTTTTCACAGCCTCAACCACCTTCTATATCAATGGGATCTCCTCCTCAAAACATTAAAACTGGACAATTCTACTCAAATATCCCTCCCTCTACGGATCAACCATTCTCTCCATCCAGGCAAAATGTCCTGCCAATTTCACCAATGATGGGGCCGTCTCAGGCCACTGCTAGAGGCACCTCTCAGTCAGCATTTCCAGGTTATGCTAGTGCACAACCTTATTCTAGTGCTCAAGTTCCTCCGGTGCGGCCTCCATTTCCATCACAAGCAGGAGGCTATGCTCCACCCCCTCCTCCAGCTCCTTTTGTTGCTCAACCAAGAGGTTATATGCCAGGTCCTCCAGTTACAACCTCATCAGTCCCCTATTCAAGGGACCAAGTGCAGCTTCATGGCATGGCACCGCCTATTGCTTCACAAGGATTGGTCGAAGATTTTAGTTCACTCTCTCTTGGGTCTGTGCCAGGATCATTTGACTCTGGACTTGATGTTAAAGCATTGCCAAGGCCATTGGATGGTGATGTGGCATCAAAGTCTTTAGCTGAGATGTATCCCCTGAACTGTGACTCTAGAGTTTTGCGACTGACAACGGGTGGCATACCAAATTCTCAGTCTCTAGCTTCAAGGTGGCATTTGGGACTTGGGGCAGTTGTTTGTCCTTTGGCAGAATCTCCTATTGGG GATGAAGTTCCCATTGTCAATTTTGGCACCACAGGAATAATTCGTTGTCGAAGGTGCCGCACGTATGTGAATCCATATGTTACTTTCACAGATCATGGAAGAAAGTGGAGGTGCAATATATGTTCACTGCTGAATGATG TTCCTGGTGAATACTTTGCTCATGTGGACGCTAATGGCAGAAGAGTTGATCTGGATCAACGACCAGAGCTGACAAAGGGTAGTGTGGAGTTTATTGCTCCAGTTGAATACATGGTCCGCCCTCCGATGCCGCCactgtatttttttcttattgacGTGTCGATATCTGCGGTTCAAAGTGGAATGCTTGAG GTTGTGGCCCAAACAATTAAGTCTTGTCTGGACAACTTGCCTGGATCTACTCGAACACAGATTGGATTTCTAACTTACGATAGCACAATCCATTTCTATAATATGAAG TCATCTTTGGTGCAGCCTCAGATGATGGTTGTCTCagatttggatgacatatttgTTCCCCTGCCGGATGATCTTCTGGTCAACTTATCGGAATCTAGAATTGCGGTGGAAGCATTCCTTGAGAGTTTACCCTCCATGTTCCAGGAGAACATGAATGTAGAATCAGCATTTGGTCCAGCTCTCAAAGCTGCTTTCATGGTCATG AGCCAACTTGGTGGTAAATTGATAATTTTCCAAAATACCCTGCCATCACTAGGTGTTGGTCGCCTGAGGCTGCGTGGAGATGATATTCGTTTATATGGAACTGATAAGGAGCATACTCTACGTGTGCCAGAAGATCCATTTTATAAACAGATGGCTGCTGATTTTACCAAGTATCAAATTGCAGCAAATGTATATGCATTCAGTGGAAAGTACACAGACATAGCATCCTTAG GAACCCTGGCAAAATATACCGGTGGCCAGGTGTATTATTATCCAAGTTTCCTGTCAGTCATTCACGAAGATAAGTTAAGACATGAGTTAACCAGAGATCTCACTAGAGAGACTGCATGGGAATCCGTCATGCGCATAAGATGTGGGAAAG GTGTTCGTTTCACATCTTTTCATGGGAATTTCATGCTAAGATCCACTGACCTGCTAGCACTTCCTGCTGTTGATTGTGATAAGGCTTATGCGGCACAGTTATCTCTTGAAGAGACACTTCTAACAACCCAGACTGTGTACTTCCAAGTTGCTTTGTT ATATACATCATCTTCTGGAGAAAGGCGAATCAGGGTACACACGGCAGCAGCTCCAGTTGTTGCAGACTTGGGAGAAATGTATCGCCTGACCGACACAGGGGCGGTTGTTTCTTTGCTTTCCAGGCTAG CAATCGAAAAAACTTTGTCCAACAAGTTGGAAGATGCTCGGAACTTTATCCAGTTGAAGATTGTAAAAGCCTTTAGAGAATATCGAAATCTATATGCTGTACAACATCGCTTGGTTGGAAGGATGATTTACCCAGAGTCGCTGAAGTTCTTACCCCTGTACGGATTAGCTTTAACTAGATCCACACCCCTCCGTGGTGGATATGCTGATGCTCAACTTGATGAACGCTGTGAAGCTGGTTATACTATGATGGCTTTACCTGTTAAGAAATTGCTAAAACTTCTCTATCCTTCCTTGCTGCGTATAGATGACTGTCTTGTGAAC TCATCTGCCCGGGCTGATGATTTTGACATATCAAAGAGGCTACCACTTACATCGGAGAGCTTAGATACCAGAGGGGTATATATTTTTGATGATGGTTTTCGTTTGGTCATATGGTTTGGCAGATCAGCTTCACCTGACATAGCTAGGGGTTTGCTTGGGGAAGATCTTGGTGCAGACTTCTCAAAG ATTAGCCTCTCTCAGCGTGACAATGAAATGtcaagaaaactgatgaagataTTTCAGAAATCTAGGGAGAGCGATCCATCATATTATCAGCTTTGTCATCTAGTGAGGCAAGGTGAGCAGCCTAGAGAAGGTTACTTCCTTCTTTCCAACTTAGTAGAGGACCAGACCGGAGGTGCGAGTGGTTATGCCGACTGGTTCATGCAACTACACCGTCAAGTTCAACAAAATGCATAA